One region of Armigeres subalbatus isolate Guangzhou_Male chromosome 3, GZ_Asu_2, whole genome shotgun sequence genomic DNA includes:
- the LOC134228047 gene encoding ejaculatory bulb-specific protein 3-like, with the protein MKIVILLTLVAMAIAQDSYPTKYDNIDVDEILNSDRLFKNYFNCLMDAGPCTAEGNELKKYLPDAVSTGCKKCSEKQRELTAKVVKSLIEKRPDEWTALRGKYDPDNTFVEKYRDEAAKYGIKL; encoded by the coding sequence ATGAAGATCGTTATCCTGCTAACTTTGGTAGCGATGGCCATCGCCCAGGACAGCTATCCCACCAAGTACGACAATATCGATGTGGATGAAATCCTCAATTCGGACCGCCTCTTCAAGAATTACTTCAACTGCCTGATGGATGCCGGTCCCTGCACTGCCGAAGGAAACGAACTGAAGAAGTATCTTCCGGATGCCGTTTCGACTGGATGTAAGAAATGTAGCGAAAAGCAACGTGAGCTTACGGCCAAGGTGGTCAAGTCTTTGATCGAGAAGCGTCCGGATGAGTGGACGGCCCTCCGAGGAAAGTACGATCCCGATAACACCTTTGTCGAGAAGTATCGCGACGAAGCAGCCAAGTATGGTATTAAGCTGTGA